A single region of the Serinus canaria isolate serCan28SL12 chromosome 1, serCan2020, whole genome shotgun sequence genome encodes:
- the ECRG4 gene encoding augurin codes for MPPPCPRGALPGASLLLLFLLLPLLCAAPDVSRGNKLKLMLQKREASAAAVKPEVSVKEMAAKEFLSSLRRQRRQLWDRSQPDVQQWYQQFLYLGFDEQKFEDDISYWTNLGRARNEYYGGHYQHHYDEDAPIGPRDPHAFRHGAGVNYDDY; via the exons ATGCCGCCGCCGTGTCCCCGCGGGGCCCTGCCCGGggcctccctcctcctcctcttcctcctgctcccgcTGCTCTGCGCGGCGCCCG ATGTTTCAAGGGGAAATAAGCTTAAACTGATGCTTCAGAAACGGGAAG cctctgctgctgctgtgaagcCGGAGGTGTCAGTGAAAGAAATGGCAGCCAAGGAgttcctgagcagcctgagacGCCAGAGGCGccagctgtgggacaggagcCAGCCCGACGTGCAGCAGTGGTACCAGCAGTTCCTGTACCTGGGCTTCGATGAGCAG aaatTCGAAGATGACATCTCCTACTGGACAAACTTGGGGCGTGCTCGTAATGAGTACTACGGGGGGCACTACCAGCACCACTACGATGAAGATGCTCCGATTGGCCCCCGAGACCCACACGCCTTCAGGCACGGGGCAGGCGTCAACTACGACGATTACTAA